Proteins encoded in a region of the Gemmatimonadota bacterium genome:
- a CDS encoding aminotransferase class V-fold PLP-dependent enzyme, protein MPAPEYPTYESVSVRPLINCKGTLTMYSGSVMLPEVRRAMAEASRKYVHIEELMEGVGRRIAEVMQAEFGLVTNGCAAALCQVTAACVAGTDPDRIARLPDTTGMKNEVITLRTHRHVYDHAIRMVGITLVETDDDPDSLRAAFNERTAMVALFGDRAGDGVMTVAEIVNIAHGQGIPVFVDAAAERPDVPNPYLADGVDAVAYSGGKCLRGPQASGLVLGQRDLLWAAFMNGAPHHSIARPMKAGKEEIMGLLAAVEQWVQRDHAAEWKEWEVYLQTVIDAVGALPSMRTSIRQPGRSNVAPVLHMNWETSEIGIDPDEVVRQLSEGEPRVEMGGGDGLSIMPYMMEPGEDVLVAARLTEILEPRVK, encoded by the coding sequence ATGCCTGCTCCGGAATACCCCACTTATGAAAGCGTGAGCGTCCGACCCCTCATCAACTGCAAGGGCACGCTGACCATGTACAGCGGGTCGGTCATGCTGCCTGAAGTCCGCAGGGCCATGGCCGAAGCGTCCAGGAAGTACGTCCATATCGAAGAACTCATGGAAGGCGTCGGCCGGCGAATAGCCGAAGTCATGCAAGCGGAATTCGGACTCGTGACGAACGGGTGCGCGGCTGCGCTCTGCCAGGTTACCGCCGCCTGCGTGGCCGGAACGGACCCTGACCGGATCGCCCGGTTGCCGGACACCACGGGCATGAAGAACGAGGTCATCACACTCAGGACCCACCGCCATGTCTACGACCACGCGATCAGGATGGTGGGAATCACACTCGTCGAAACGGACGACGACCCGGATAGTCTCCGGGCCGCCTTCAACGAACGCACCGCCATGGTCGCCCTGTTCGGCGACCGCGCGGGCGACGGCGTAATGACCGTGGCCGAGATCGTCAACATCGCCCATGGCCAGGGCATTCCCGTCTTCGTGGACGCGGCCGCCGAACGTCCGGATGTGCCCAATCCGTACCTGGCGGACGGCGTGGACGCCGTGGCCTACAGCGGCGGGAAGTGCCTCCGGGGGCCCCAGGCTTCCGGACTGGTCCTCGGCCAGCGCGACCTGCTGTGGGCGGCTTTCATGAACGGTGCCCCGCATCATTCCATCGCGCGTCCCATGAAGGCGGGGAAAGAGGAGATCATGGGGCTGCTGGCCGCCGTGGAGCAGTGGGTACAAAGAGATCACGCAGCGGAATGGAAGGAATGGGAGGTATATCTCCAGACCGTGATCGATGCGGTCGGAGCGCTTCCGTCCATGCGGACGTCGATCCGGCAACCGGGCCGGTCCAACGTCGCACCGGTCTTGCACATGAACTGGGAGACCTCGGAAATCGGCATCGATCCGGACGAAGTCGTGCGCCAGTTGTCCGAAGGCGAACCCCGCGTCGAGATGGGCGGGGGCGACGGCCTGTCCATCATGCCCTATATGATGGAGCCCGGCGAGGATGTCCTGGTGGCCGCACGGCTCACGGAGATCCTTGAACCACGGGTGAAGTGA
- a CDS encoding MTH1187 family thiamine-binding protein → MKVIVDLCVVPIGVGVSVSAYVTACERVLRNAGLKTFMHAYGTNIEGEWEEVFEAVKQCHETVHEMGAPRISTTIRLGTRTDRTQTMEEKIESVERKLRDETSTASSRPVR, encoded by the coding sequence ATGAAAGTCATTGTCGATCTGTGCGTGGTGCCCATCGGGGTCGGGGTATCGGTTTCAGCGTACGTTACGGCTTGTGAAAGAGTGTTGAGAAATGCGGGACTGAAGACGTTCATGCACGCTTACGGGACCAACATCGAAGGAGAGTGGGAAGAGGTTTTCGAGGCCGTGAAGCAATGCCACGAGACCGTGCACGAAATGGGCGCTCCGCGGATTTCCACGACCATACGCCTGGGTACGCGAACCGACCGTACGCAGACCATGGAAGAGAAGATCGAGAGCGTCGAACGGAAATTGAGGGACGAAACGTCGACAGCTAGTTCCCGACCGGTTCGCTGA
- a CDS encoding aldo/keto reductase produces the protein MISYRPLGRTGLNVSTLSMGSGGYNRLGQTSDPPLTESEMHRLVHGVLDLGINLFDTSPGYLEAEAILGRAFRGIPRDRYYVATRVVLSQFDEASGPVLMTPEQITESIETSLRRLGVDEIDVALIAATEKADFDYMINEQFPVLERLCRQGKIRFIGSSETALTDGAHAWLQAAVPTGMLDVIMIAYSMLNQSARHTVFPYCVAHDVGVMNIFSVRNIFKDPDRLAATIEDLQDQELLDESIDPHSPYDFLLEDPDIASLVEAAYRFVVYTEGVTTAVCSAVTLDKIEQNIESIAKGPLPEMHIKRIQRLFGHISEPVGN, from the coding sequence GTGATTTCGTACCGCCCCCTCGGTCGAACCGGTCTGAACGTTTCTACCCTGAGCATGGGATCCGGCGGCTACAACCGGCTGGGGCAGACCAGCGATCCTCCGCTGACCGAATCGGAGATGCACCGGCTCGTCCATGGGGTCCTGGACCTGGGCATCAATCTCTTCGATACGTCTCCGGGCTACCTTGAAGCGGAGGCGATCCTCGGGCGGGCCTTTCGCGGCATACCACGAGACCGTTACTACGTCGCCACACGGGTTGTGCTCTCACAGTTCGACGAGGCTAGCGGTCCTGTCCTGATGACACCGGAACAGATCACGGAATCCATTGAGACCAGCCTTCGCCGCCTGGGTGTCGACGAGATCGACGTGGCGCTGATCGCCGCAACCGAAAAGGCGGATTTCGATTACATGATCAACGAGCAGTTCCCCGTACTTGAACGACTTTGCCGACAGGGCAAGATCCGTTTCATCGGATCCAGCGAAACGGCGTTGACGGACGGCGCCCATGCCTGGTTGCAGGCTGCGGTGCCCACTGGAATGCTGGACGTCATCATGATCGCCTACAGCATGCTCAACCAGTCGGCCCGGCATACGGTCTTTCCATACTGCGTAGCGCACGATGTCGGTGTCATGAACATCTTTTCGGTACGCAATATCTTCAAGGACCCGGACCGCCTTGCCGCCACGATCGAAGACCTGCAGGATCAGGAACTGCTGGACGAGTCCATCGATCCCCATTCCCCGTACGACTTCCTGCTTGAAGATCCCGATATCGCATCGCTGGTCGAAGCGGCCTACCGGTTCGTCGTCTACACCGAGGGCGTCACCACCGCCGTCTGCAGCGCGGTAACCCTGGACAAGATCGAACAGAACATCGAGAGCATCGCAAAGGGACCGCTTCCCGAAATGCACATAAAGCGCATACAGCGGCTATTCGGCCACATCAGCGAACCGGTCGGGAACTAG
- a CDS encoding phytanoyl-CoA dioxygenase family protein gives MSTVEDLVKRIHIEGWCVVDGVIPPDEVVKVRDSLVATADGRPEDLENGRHAVRGIIACDPAIAPYLSDDRIMGVAEAFFGKHVRISMTTGVILHPGFPRTENPGGGLHSDWPFGQSYDYRIPAPYPDAPLLLTSIWMLTPFTRENGGTVLVPGSHKADNNPTGDSSLAPGTTHPSEIQAEGKPGSVLIFDSRTWHINGHNNSDETRMAIIARYAAWWFNLNPIIPGLSDFERDAANRGFRPDDVVPLTPEQYEALPERTRPLFHHIVLGQKVLPS, from the coding sequence ATGTCAACCGTCGAAGATCTCGTAAAACGGATCCACATCGAGGGATGGTGCGTCGTAGACGGTGTGATACCTCCCGACGAAGTGGTGAAGGTTCGCGACAGCCTTGTCGCCACGGCGGATGGCCGGCCGGAGGATCTGGAAAACGGCCGGCATGCCGTTCGCGGGATCATCGCCTGCGATCCGGCGATCGCCCCGTATCTGTCCGACGATCGAATCATGGGGGTCGCCGAAGCGTTTTTCGGCAAGCACGTCCGCATATCCATGACCACGGGCGTCATTCTCCATCCCGGTTTTCCCCGGACGGAAAATCCGGGCGGGGGCCTGCACTCAGACTGGCCTTTCGGGCAGAGCTACGACTATCGTATTCCGGCACCCTATCCCGATGCGCCGCTGCTGCTGACCAGCATCTGGATGCTCACGCCCTTTACCCGGGAGAACGGCGGCACGGTACTGGTACCTGGAAGCCACAAAGCCGACAACAATCCAACAGGCGACAGCAGCCTGGCACCGGGAACGACGCACCCGTCGGAAATCCAGGCTGAAGGCAAGCCGGGGAGCGTGCTGATCTTCGACAGCCGGACCTGGCATATCAACGGACACAACAACAGCGACGAGACCCGCATGGCCATCATCGCCCGGTACGCTGCGTGGTGGTTCAACCTCAACCCGATTATTCCCGGCCTTTCGGACTTCGAACGCGACGCGGCCAACCGGGGATTCAGGCCGGACGACGTCGTGCCGCTCACCCCGGAGCAATACGAAGCGCTGCCTGAACGCACCCGGCCCTTGTTCCACCATATCGTTCTGGGACAGAAAGTGCTTCCGTCCTAG
- a CDS encoding sulfatase-like hydrolase/transferase: protein MTSSNRPNVVLICADQLRGDTLGIADHPVVHTPGIDALAHTGHYFPRAVSEVPSCVGARRTLFSGQWPVTHGMVGFNDMTPWDEPDTLCRVFQRNGYKTYCIGKRHVYPQDEPYGFDRIVAHEEGRYLSPGYRDDYLDWLDEQGWGDFGLFNAGVTNNGYTSRPCVFPEEFHVTTWTATQAIRVMDEHVRDHGRDTPFFLYVSFSKPHPPWDPPAFFYERYADDPDLPDPAMGDPSEYVGGRMSFVKAHGPFPEAEYLPLSLKNVRRARAGYYGCIDHVDTQITRVTYHMWRMLQLRNLVFAFVGDHGDMLGDHHYWAKSYGYEGSIRVPFVLNFPAQMNFPAGVRYPESTVGLADLMPTLLDVCGLPAPGRMDGRSLMPLVRGEADRLDRKRLHAEHLEFGHYLIGHRDKFIWHYRTGQFEYYDLQEDPLECRNLYSDDHPRARALRDHLRCLIVDQGREGDFMRDGKLSNEVAQRHTHEFPPYAV from the coding sequence ATGACAAGCAGCAACCGACCCAACGTCGTCCTCATCTGCGCCGACCAGCTTCGCGGCGACACCCTGGGCATCGCGGACCATCCCGTGGTCCACACGCCCGGCATCGACGCCCTCGCCCATACCGGGCACTACTTTCCCCGCGCGGTCTCGGAGGTCCCCTCCTGCGTGGGCGCCCGCCGGACGCTCTTCAGCGGCCAGTGGCCGGTCACTCACGGCATGGTCGGTTTCAACGACATGACGCCCTGGGACGAGCCGGACACGCTCTGCCGGGTTTTCCAGCGGAACGGCTACAAGACCTACTGTATCGGGAAAAGGCACGTCTATCCCCAGGACGAACCCTACGGCTTCGACCGGATCGTCGCCCACGAGGAAGGACGGTACCTGTCTCCCGGATACCGCGACGACTACCTGGACTGGCTCGACGAACAGGGCTGGGGCGACTTCGGCCTGTTCAACGCCGGCGTGACCAATAATGGGTACACGTCCCGCCCCTGCGTCTTTCCCGAGGAATTCCACGTGACCACCTGGACGGCCACGCAGGCCATTCGCGTCATGGACGAGCACGTCCGGGACCACGGCCGGGACACGCCCTTCTTCCTGTACGTGTCCTTCAGCAAGCCCCATCCGCCCTGGGACCCGCCCGCGTTCTTCTACGAGCGGTACGCCGACGACCCCGACCTGCCCGATCCGGCCATGGGCGATCCGTCGGAGTACGTGGGCGGACGCATGTCCTTCGTCAAGGCCCACGGCCCCTTCCCGGAAGCGGAATACCTCCCCCTGTCCCTCAAGAACGTCCGGCGGGCCCGGGCGGGATACTACGGCTGCATCGATCACGTGGACACCCAGATCACGCGGGTCACCTATCACATGTGGCGCATGCTCCAGCTGCGCAATCTCGTCTTCGCCTTCGTCGGCGACCATGGCGACATGTTGGGCGACCACCATTACTGGGCCAAGTCGTACGGGTACGAGGGTTCGATCCGCGTGCCCTTCGTCCTGAACTTCCCCGCGCAGATGAATTTCCCCGCGGGCGTCCGGTACCCGGAATCGACCGTGGGACTGGCCGACCTGATGCCCACGCTGCTCGACGTGTGCGGCCTGCCCGCGCCCGGCCGCATGGACGGCCGTTCGCTCATGCCGCTCGTGCGGGGCGAAGCGGACCGGCTGGACCGGAAGCGACTGCACGCCGAACACCTCGAATTCGGCCACTACCTGATCGGCCACAGGGACAAGTTCATCTGGCATTACCGGACCGGGCAGTTCGAGTACTACGATCTCCAGGAAGATCCGCTCGAGTGCCGGAACCTGTACAGCGATGATCATCCCAGGGCCCGGGCCCTTCGCGACCACCTGCGGTGCCTGATCGTGGACCAGGGCCGGGAGGGCGACTTCATGCGCGACGGAAAGTTAAGCAACGAAGTCGCGCAGCGCCACACCCACGAGTTTCCGCCCTACGCCGTGTAG
- a CDS encoding fatty acid desaturase: MSETARDPNESGDSPEVVGPDQSVLSDEEVLTEGPQYNAPPPKKRVKWYRCRVTREQLASLNKRSDFLGFVQTVGYLAVLAAGAGAAIYSSLYWPWYVTLLLVFINGHFWHFLVNGFHELVHDSVFRTRWLNRFFLRVYSFLGWHNHHHFWASHTEHHKYTLHHPDDQEVVLPAKFDMRNLWKSSIVNYRYPYDLVKGRLAAVAGKIPDDKWSQELFPESDPERRRAYTNWERFMFTGHMLIAGVSLVYGLWVVLLVITFPKMIGSWLQFLCNATQHVGLQDEIPDFRLCCRTFYINPVLQFLYWHMNYHTEHHMYAAVPCYKLGRLHRLIKHEMPYCTSGLWETWKQIIQIMDRQAMEPDYQFIAELPATGSSPASVSPSASAPPPAHRDSA, from the coding sequence GTGAGCGAAACTGCCAGAGATCCTAACGAATCGGGCGACTCCCCGGAAGTCGTCGGTCCGGATCAATCCGTGCTGTCCGACGAGGAAGTGCTGACCGAGGGACCGCAGTACAACGCGCCGCCCCCGAAGAAGCGCGTGAAGTGGTACCGGTGCCGCGTCACGCGGGAACAATTGGCCAGCCTTAACAAACGCAGCGACTTCCTGGGTTTCGTGCAGACCGTGGGCTATCTCGCCGTCCTCGCCGCCGGCGCCGGCGCCGCTATCTACTCCTCCCTCTACTGGCCGTGGTATGTTACGTTACTCCTGGTATTCATTAACGGCCATTTCTGGCATTTCCTGGTCAACGGATTTCACGAACTGGTCCATGATTCCGTCTTCAGGACCCGCTGGCTGAACCGCTTCTTCCTCCGCGTGTATTCCTTCCTGGGATGGCACAACCACCACCACTTCTGGGCGAGCCACACCGAACACCACAAGTATACGCTGCACCACCCGGACGACCAGGAGGTGGTCCTTCCCGCGAAGTTCGACATGCGGAACCTGTGGAAGTCGTCGATCGTCAACTACCGTTATCCCTACGACCTGGTGAAGGGCAGGCTGGCGGCCGTCGCGGGCAAGATACCGGACGATAAGTGGTCACAGGAGCTCTTTCCGGAAAGCGACCCGGAGCGGCGCCGGGCCTACACCAACTGGGAACGCTTCATGTTCACCGGTCACATGCTGATCGCGGGCGTCTCGCTGGTCTACGGGCTGTGGGTCGTGCTCCTGGTCATCACCTTCCCGAAGATGATCGGCTCCTGGCTGCAGTTCCTGTGCAACGCGACCCAGCACGTGGGCCTGCAGGATGAAATCCCCGACTTCCGCCTGTGCTGCAGAACCTTCTATATCAACCCTGTCCTGCAGTTCCTGTACTGGCACATGAACTACCATACCGAGCACCACATGTACGCCGCGGTGCCCTGCTACAAACTGGGCAGGCTTCACCGGCTCATCAAGCACGAAATGCCTTACTGCACCAGCGGGTTATGGGAAACCTGGAAGCAGATCATCCAGATCATGGACCGCCAGGCGATGGAGCCCGATTACCAGTTCATCGCCGAACTTCCGGCGACCGGATCATCACCCGCATCGGTGTCCCCTTCCGCATCCGCGCCCCCTCCCGCACACCGGGATTCCGCATGA
- a CDS encoding metallophosphoesterase family protein, with amino-acid sequence MDQTVEIGVISDTHGLLRPEALDALEGVDRIIHGGDVGGESILDDLSAIAPVTVVRGNTDYQPWAARLPVTEMLEVGSRTIYVVHDIEDLNVDPAAAGIDVVIYGHSHRPVWDQRGDGVWQLNPGSAGPRRFSLPVTVARLQVSTKYLRGEIKYLVV; translated from the coding sequence ATGGATCAAACCGTCGAGATCGGGGTGATTTCAGATACCCACGGCCTGTTGCGGCCGGAGGCCCTCGACGCGCTGGAGGGCGTGGATCGGATCATTCACGGCGGGGACGTGGGCGGCGAGAGTATCCTAGACGACCTGTCGGCGATCGCACCGGTAACGGTCGTGCGGGGGAACACGGACTACCAGCCCTGGGCGGCGCGTTTGCCAGTGACCGAAATGTTGGAGGTGGGAAGCCGGACCATCTACGTGGTCCACGATATCGAAGACCTGAACGTGGATCCGGCCGCGGCAGGTATCGACGTGGTCATTTACGGCCATTCCCACAGGCCGGTATGGGACCAGCGCGGCGATGGGGTATGGCAGCTCAATCCCGGCTCCGCAGGACCCCGCCGTTTCAGTCTTCCCGTCACGGTTGCCCGTCTACAGGTATCTACAAAGTATTTACGCGGAGAGATAAAGTACCTGGTGGTCTAG
- a CDS encoding DoxX family protein, giving the protein MNRLVCFFTKNLGMTDLGLLIIRIVIGFSMAAYHGWGKISNPGRWAAIGGNMELVGISFLPAFWGFMAGFAEFFCSILVMLGAFFRPATTLLALTMLMAMLRHLSLPADDPASGLNGASHAMELCAVYIALWFAGPGKYSLMPGTMKEQS; this is encoded by the coding sequence ATGAATAGACTGGTGTGTTTCTTTACGAAGAACCTCGGTATGACCGATCTCGGTCTGCTTATCATCCGCATCGTGATCGGGTTCAGCATGGCGGCCTATCACGGATGGGGCAAGATTTCCAATCCCGGGCGCTGGGCCGCCATCGGCGGCAACATGGAACTGGTCGGCATCAGCTTCCTACCGGCGTTCTGGGGCTTCATGGCCGGGTTCGCGGAGTTCTTCTGCTCGATCCTCGTGATGCTCGGCGCGTTCTTCCGACCCGCGACGACGCTGCTCGCGCTGACCATGCTGATGGCCATGCTGCGTCATCTGTCGCTGCCGGCGGACGATCCGGCTTCCGGGCTGAACGGCGCATCGCACGCCATGGAACTCTGCGCCGTTTACATTGCCCTCTGGTTTGCCGGACCGGGCAAGTACAGCCTGATGCCGGGAACGATGAAAGAGCAGTCCTAG
- a CDS encoding Gfo/Idh/MocA family oxidoreductase: protein MIRVGSIGLGGMGSHQARAFYGVEGCKLVAGADPSPEMRARFAETFPGTKLFDSTEAIVNSGEVDAVVIAVPTGLHCAAALTALDSGIPVLVEKPMARTVEECRRLNEAADRNNTFIMVAHCRRFDPHWKSWGAYVAAGKLGSPILWRNAMAGFGPGRWYMDHDMGGGPLMDGAVHNYDFANFLFGDPDSVLSSSINFEPESSALDTCSAIIRYGNGNQLLMSWSWAARGNGLHDIIGPKGFIQFGTGDLPDPEDAEPHQYCCFTDREGEQTLIKAKSEPDMYALQAEHFLSCVRGDVTCLSPGTEAIKAIAVADAILRAGPGGEAREVVWT from the coding sequence ATGATCAGGGTGGGTTCTATCGGACTTGGCGGCATGGGGTCGCACCAGGCCAGGGCCTTTTACGGGGTTGAGGGTTGCAAGCTGGTCGCGGGCGCCGATCCGTCCCCTGAAATGCGGGCGCGTTTCGCCGAGACCTTCCCGGGCACGAAGCTGTTTGATTCCACGGAGGCCATCGTCAACAGCGGGGAGGTGGACGCCGTCGTGATCGCCGTGCCGACCGGACTGCACTGCGCCGCGGCATTGACCGCCCTGGATTCGGGCATCCCGGTGCTGGTGGAAAAGCCCATGGCGCGCACGGTGGAGGAATGCCGTCGGCTCAACGAGGCCGCGGATCGCAACAACACCTTCATCATGGTCGCCCACTGCCGCCGTTTCGACCCTCACTGGAAGTCCTGGGGCGCGTACGTGGCCGCGGGAAAGCTGGGGTCGCCCATCCTCTGGCGCAACGCCATGGCCGGGTTCGGCCCCGGACGCTGGTACATGGACCACGACATGGGGGGCGGACCCCTGATGGACGGCGCCGTGCACAACTACGACTTCGCCAATTTCCTATTCGGCGATCCCGATAGCGTCCTTTCCAGTTCGATCAACTTTGAACCCGAGTCGTCCGCCCTGGATACCTGTTCCGCCATCATACGCTACGGGAATGGTAACCAGTTGCTCATGTCCTGGAGCTGGGCGGCCCGGGGCAACGGGCTGCACGACATCATCGGACCGAAGGGGTTCATTCAGTTCGGCACCGGGGATCTGCCCGATCCGGAAGACGCCGAACCCCACCAGTACTGCTGCTTCACGGATCGGGAAGGCGAACAAACCCTGATCAAGGCGAAATCGGAACCCGACATGTATGCCTTGCAGGCGGAGCACTTTCTATCCTGCGTGCGCGGTGACGTCACCTGCTTGTCGCCGGGTACGGAGGCGATCAAGGCCATCGCCGTGGCGGATGCGATCCTGCGGGCCGGTCCCGGAGGAGAAGCGCGAGAGGTGGTCTGGACGTAA
- a CDS encoding TM2 domain-containing protein: MSNEQELREANLAKQDLANGEKLQFDVQFATRRKDPRTALAISIIGGSLGVDRFYIGDVGLGIAKLLTLGGLFIWTIIDWFLIMDAARLNNSELMRQVRESIVQSRS, from the coding sequence ATGTCCAATGAACAGGAATTGCGGGAAGCGAACCTGGCAAAACAAGATCTGGCGAACGGTGAGAAGTTGCAGTTCGACGTGCAGTTCGCAACCCGGCGTAAAGACCCCCGAACCGCTCTCGCAATCAGTATCATTGGCGGTTCACTCGGTGTCGACCGGTTCTATATTGGCGATGTAGGCCTCGGCATCGCCAAGTTACTGACCCTCGGTGGGTTGTTCATCTGGACGATCATCGACTGGTTCCTGATCATGGATGCGGCCCGGCTCAATAACAGCGAGCTCATGCGTCAGGTCCGGGAGAGCATTGTCCAGTCCCGATCGTGA
- a CDS encoding DUF805 domain-containing protein: protein MHWYIDVLKKYAVFEGRARRKEYWMFALVSALVLIFLSLIDEMTGWKVWDDEGVLSLLYSIAVFVPTFAVLVRRLHDTDRSGWWCLILLIPLIGLIVVFVFLVSKGNEGDNRFGPDPKAETARW from the coding sequence ATGCACTGGTACATAGACGTGCTGAAGAAGTACGCGGTATTCGAAGGCAGGGCGCGAAGGAAGGAATACTGGATGTTCGCGCTGGTCTCGGCACTAGTACTGATATTCCTCAGCTTGATCGACGAAATGACGGGATGGAAGGTCTGGGACGACGAAGGGGTGCTCAGCTTGCTTTACAGCATCGCCGTCTTCGTACCCACCTTTGCCGTGCTGGTACGCCGGCTACACGACACGGACCGTAGCGGCTGGTGGTGCCTGATCCTGCTGATTCCGCTCATCGGACTTATTGTGGTTTTCGTGTTCCTGGTCTCGAAAGGTAACGAAGGCGACAACCGATTCGGACCCGACCCTAAGGCGGAAACGGCCAGGTGGTAA